Sequence from the Bacteroidia bacterium genome:
CGCACCAATTTTACCTTTCCGGCATTTAGGCAGAGTAGCCCCAACGGGCGAATTCCTTCTTTGTAAATAGCTTCTCCCTTTTTATAGTTCACCGTTGTTCGGTGGCTTTCCAATAAAGAAAGTTCATCGGCAGAAAGACCATCAAATAATGAGTTTTTTTTCTTCTCACAAGTTAGGCAAGTATTTGGTAATGAGTTACAATGAGAATCTTTCATGCTTAATAAAATTTTGAATACAAAATAACTACAATATTTTTATGATTTACACAATATTGTTATGTGATTTATATCACAAAAATTTGTGATATAAATCACATAATGAAGTATCTGTTTTTGTTGTAAACTTGCAATTCAAATATGTTATACAGCATATTTTTTATTGTTTTATATCTTGAAAGTAATCTTTAAATAATGATGAAGTATTTAATATCTATTTTTCCAAAAGGCATTAGCACGTATAGTGAAGAGATGGATAACCTCTTTTGGTTCATAACTATCTTAGTGTCAATAGCATTTGTTATCAGTTTATATATACTGCTGCGTCCGCTGGTTCTTAATCACTATAAAAAGGTGTCTAAGGCGGCGTATTTTACCGGAGAAGATAAGAAGCACTTTCGCTGGATTGTGATTGCAATGGCATTGTTGGCAGCAAGTGATTTTGCTATTTTGCTTGTAGAGCACCCTACTTGGGCAAAAATAGAGCAGGAAATCCCAAATCCGGATTTTCATGTAGCTGTTATTGGCCGGCAGTGGAACTGGATTTTTCAGTATCCGGGTGAAGACGGTAAACTCTATACTGCTGATGATGTAGTTGTTGATGAGCAAAATAGTGAACTTCATGTGCCGGTAAATAAAAATGTAGTAGTAGATCTAAAAGCAAAAGATGTAGTACATAGTTTTTTTATACCAGAGCTTAGATTAAAGCAAGATAATGTGCCGGGAAGAACCATAAAACGCTGGTTTAACGCTACCGTAGAAGGAAAATATGACTTAGCTTGCGCAGAAATCTGCGGCGTATTGCATACTAATATGCGGAACTTTCTGGTCGTAGAATCCCAAGAAAAAAACGATTTATACCTAAAAAATCTTTACGAAAAAAAAGTAACTAATAAACAATAAATTTTAATGAATATGGAACACGCGCTTCACACGCACGAACATCCCCAGAGTTTTTGGTCAAAATATATTTTTTCGACTGACCATAAAACTATCGGGTTGCAGTATATTATCATGGGGTTGATAATGGCATCTGTAGGTGGCTTCTTGGCATACGTATTTCGGATGAACTTAGCCTTCCCGGGAGAGTATATTCCGTTTTTTGGAAACCTTAATCCGCAAGAGTACAACACCTTAGTTACCAACCATGGTATGATTATGGTGCTTTGGGTAGCAATGCCCATATTGCTTTCCGGGTTAGGTAACTTATTAATCCCCATTATGATAGGAGCTGACGATATGGCTTTCCCTACGTTAAATATGCTCTCTTTTTGGGTTTTCTTTATTAGTTCTATTGTAATATTATCTTCCTTTTTTGTACCTTCAGGGGGGTTTGCCGGAGGCTGGACATTATATCCGCCGCTTTCTGCTGGTGCTTATCACAATACGAGGCCGGAGTTTTGGTCAGCATTCTTTTCCGGAGCAAGTTTAATGATTATCGCAGTTGCACTTGAAATTATAGCAATGTTGATGGGCGGGATTAACTTTTTAGTAACTGCTATCAACAAACGCGCACCGGGATTATCTGCCTTTAAATTACCCATTATCGTATGGTTCCTCTGCATTGCAAGCCTTGATTTTATGTTTTCTGTTGCTCCGTTAGTAGCGGGAGCCATTATGTTACTCTTTGATAATATTTTAGGAACTGGTTTTTATGACCCCGCCCGCGGTGGAGACCCTATCTTATTTCAGCACTTATTTTGGTTTTTTGGGCATCCTGAGGTTTATGTGATCCTAATGCCGGCATTAGGAGTAGTGGCAGAAATCATTACTGTATTTTCTCGTAAAACCCTATTTGCCTATAAGTTTATCGTAAATGCTACGGTGTTGGCAGCGATATTATCTGTTGTTGTGTGGGCACACCACCAATTTGTTGCCGGTATAGACCCACGTATGGCTACTTTTTTTAGCATTGGCACTATCATTATCTCTATTCCGTTTGCGGGGATATTTCTTTCTTATATGGCAACACTATGGGGAGGCTCCATCAGGTTTACAACGCCAATGCTTTGGGCACTCGGCTTCATCGGCCTATTTTTGATTGGCGGTCTAACCGGCTTATTCTTAGGCTCTAACACCTTTGACATCTATGCGCATGACACCTACTTTATCATTGCTCACTTCCATTATACTTTGTTCCCAATTGTGTTTTTTGGCTTCTTTGCCTCTTTCTACTATTGGTTTCCCAAGTTTCTGGGCAAAAACCTGAATGAAACCTTAGGCAAACTGCATTTCGCTTTAACATTTATTTTCTTTAATGGAACATTTTTCTTGTTATTTTTCAACGGATTAGCCGGACAGCACCGTAGGATTTACAATTACAGTTTATTCTCAAATGTGATGCAAGAACCTTACAGAACATTTGAAAAAATCGCAACTATTTCTGCTGTTTGCTTAATATTAAGCCAGTTTATTTTCTTAATTAACTTAATCATCACCTTACGCAAGAAAGAAAAAGCCGTAGATAATCCTTGGAATGCAGCTACTTTAGAATGGCAAACCTCATCACCTCCGCCTCATGGAAACTTCCCAGAGCCTATTTCTGTAAATTATGGCCCTTATGAATACAGTAATCCTCAGTTTACAACGGATTTCGTTCCACAAAATCAAAAAATATAAAATCTTAATCAAGTAAAAGAATATGAGTCAGAATCAAACAATGTATGTTTCAGAGCGGTCTGTTCCTCAGGGGCGGCTTGCACTCTGGGTACTTATTGCCGGCGAATTGGCTATCTTTGGGGGTCTGATAGCTGTTTACCTCATGAGCAGGCTTCGCTATCCCGAAGAATGGTCTGCGCAGGCAGCCCACACCTCTACCTTTTTTGGTGCGCTAAATACCATCGTGTTGCTATTCAGCAGCTATGCCATCGTCCGTGCACACACAGCCGCCGTACATAAGCAACTAAACAAAATAACCCTCTGGATGAGCGTAACTATCGGCTGCGGATTCCTCTTCCTAATCAATAAATCAATAGAATACACAAATGAAATCCACCACGGATTTACGATGAGTAGCCCTAAGCTACAGGATGCCGGCAATGCTGTGGGCTCTGTATTCTGGTCATATTATTATACCATGACAGGGCTGCACGGGCTGCACGTTATTATCGGAATGATATCCATCTTTATCGTAATGATGGGTGCCAGAAAAGGAAAAAACCTACACCGAGTAGAACTCGTTGGGCTTTATTGGCACATGGTTGACCTAATCTGGATTTTCTTATTCCCACTACTTTATATCGCAAAATAAAAACAACTAATTCATTATAAACAAATTAACTTAACTATTATGGAGTCAAATAAAGAAGAAGGGGTCGTTATCCCCGATATGGAGAATGATTATCATGGGCATCCAAATTATGAAAAGGTACTTATTCAGTTATTCGTTCTTTTTGCAGTGAGTTTAGCCGTAGGCTATTTTTCCTCGATGCTTTCTATTATTATCATTTTTGGGACAGCTTTTTGGAAGATTGCTATGGTGATGCGTAACTTTATGCACCTAAAATTTGAGCCGTGGGTAATTGGTGTAGCCGTTGCTATGGTGATATTCACACTATTAACATTCTTTTTTGGGGTAATGCCAGACGTTACGTACATTATTCGGGATGTTGTTCCAAAATATAACTAATTAGTATTATGGATATAGCTATTCAAGGTGCATCTGGGAAAAAAATCCCGAACGCCTTATTAGGAATGATTTTATTTCTAACGGTAGAAGTAATGCTATTTGCCGGCTTTATCAGTGCATACACTGTCAATCGTGCAACAGCAGCCGTTTGGCCACCATATAGCCAGCCTCGCTTACCCATAGAAATAACTTTTGTGAATACTTTAGTACTATTAGCAAGTGGCATAACGGCCTTTTTGTTTGCACGGCAGTATAAACGTTCGGCTAAAATGACCCTCTTGTATGTAACTATCTTATTGGGAATAATATTTTTATCTATTCAAGGAAGTGAATGGGCAAAGTTAATCAGCTACGGATTAACCACTTCTTCCAGCCTATACGGAGCATTCTTTTATACCATTATCGGTGCTCATGCAGTCCATGCTGTTGCAGGGCTTGTGATTTTGCTATACTTATTAAATAAATTACAACGAAGTTCAGACCTACAAGACAAGCAAGAAACAATAGTAGTTTGCAACCTATATTGGTATTTTGTGGTGGGAATTTGGCCGGTATTGTATGTATTAGTTTATCTATTATAAAACCAAATTTGCTATGTTAAGTTTATCTGCGATTGAAAGTTTTACTAAGCAAAAGCTAATTGACTATGGCCAGTTAGTAAAACTAAGGTTATCTTTTTTTGTGGTTTTTTCTGCCGCGATGTCTTATCTATGGGCAACAAATCGTCAGGTAGATACCCTTACAATCTGGTTATTATCTGCCGGTGGCTTCCTCATTACTGCTTGCGCAAATATTTTAAATCAAGTTATTGAGCGTATTTCAGATAAATTTATGAAGCGTACGGCAAAGCGACCCCTTCCGGCTAATAGAATGAATCCATTAGAAGCATTGACGTTAGCCTTACTTACCGGAGTTATCGGACTATTACTTTTATTTAGTATAAATTTCATTTCAGGGATACTCGGTTTTTGTGCCATCGTTACTTATGCCGGGATTTATACCCCCATGAAAAGATTATCCTCCTTAGCGATTGTTCCGGGAGCCATTGCCGGCTCTATCCCAGTTATTATCGGCTGGACTGCTGGAACCGGTGCTATTCAATTAGAAGCTATCTTATTGTTTGGGATTCAGTTTGTTTGGCAATTTCCACACACTTGGACTATTGCTTGGCTACAAAATGACGAATACAACAAAGCCGGCCTCAAAATGCTTCCGATGCAACGCAAAAATAAACTTTCTGCAAGCCTGATTTTACTATCTACATTTTTAATAATACCCTCTGTATTAGTTCTTTATATGTATCAAACTGCCGGCTTTCACGTAACTTGGATATTAGCCTTAGCAGCCTTAGGGATGATGTTTTTATCCTATAAGTTTTATATCAAAAGGACAGACAAAGCTGCCGTTACGTTGATGCTTTCTTGTTTTGCGTTCCTACCGTTTGTACTGATTACATTAGTAATTGAAAAATTTCTATGAAACTCATTAAGTCCTTTATTTTTTTCATCCTAATAAGTGCTGTTCCCGCAATGGTTTTAGCTTGCCCGATGTGCCAAAGCGGATATTCACCAAAAAGTATTTTTGCCTACAAAATAGTTACTGTATTTTTAACAGCACTACCACTTGTGATGGGAGGAAGCCTCGTATGGTGGGTACGCAAACGCTATAAGGATTCTTCAAATCAACACAATTAAAGTATTTTGATGTTTTTATTCTTTGTAAGTCTTTACAAAGTCAGAAAAACAAACTAAGTTTGTTGCTTAACATAAATGTATGCCAATAAACTTTGATAGCTTTCAAGAATGGGAGCAATATTGCACCCAAGAGAATATAGTTTTGTGGAAACCCGTTGTTGAATATGAAATGATACAACGAAATCGCACAGAACAAGAAGTTTGGGATAGAATCTCGGCGGCTTACTTAGTCATGTGTGAAGCGATAGAAACAGGACTTACCCAAAATATGACTTCTCGTAGTGGAATGATCAATAATGGGGCTAAAAAAATCCGAGATTGTACGATAACGGTTCTTTCTGAAGAATTTAAAACATTATTAGTAAAGACAATAGCTGCTAAGGAGCTAAATTCTTGTATGGGTAGAATTGTTGCTGCCCCTACGGCTGGAGCTTCTGGAATTGTGCCAGGAGTATTATCTACGTTACAAGAAATCCACCATCTACCTAACCAAATTATTTATGAAGGGATGTTGGTTGCAGCCGGCATAGCACTAATTATTGAGCGGCGTGCTTCTATTTCCGGCTCTGTGGGCGGCTGCCAGGCCGAAACCGGTGCCGCAGCCGCAATGGGAGCAGGTGCTATCGTTTATTGCTTGAAAGGAAGCATCAAGCAAGTATTTGACGCAGTAGCAATCACAATCATGAATATGCTTGGCCTCGTTTGCGACCCCATCGCCGGCTTAGTAGAAGTTCCCTGCGTAAAAAGAAATGGTTCAGCAGCCGTCATCGCCTTCTCGGCAGCCCAAATAGCCCTCGCCGGAGACCCCTCAATAATCCCAGTAGATGAAGTCGTAGATACAATGGGAGAAATCGGCCAAAATATGGATATATCCCTAAAGGAAACCGCCTTAGGAGGATTAGCCGCTACACCATCCGGAAAAGCCATCGCAGAAAAAGTCCTAAACCGAAAAATAGTTCCAGAAGAACTTATAGAAACTCCAGATACGGACGAAATACCGAACTAATCCCCTTACCTGATAAACGTAACTCTTTCTTATACCTATGCAATAGTTGCAGAAGATACTTGTAGCATAGATATAACAAATTATCCATATCGGAGATTATAAGCAATATACTTTAATTGCTTTAACTATTTGATTATCAATATATATCATATAGTTGTTTTGTAGAAAGTGAGGTAAGTTACCTAATTTATTTTTTGTATATTCAAAATACAATTAGGTGAAAAACTAAACTTTACTGTGTTTTCATTAGTTTTAAATTTAAAAGGTACTATCTTTGCCTAAGATAATATCTATTTACGTAATGTTTTACACAACTCAATTTTTCATTTTTTAAATATGAAAGCAACGGACTTCGATTTTTCCAAAGATTTAAAGCTTTCCATAGAAACGGGTATTGCTTCTTTTAGGAGTACACGTTTAGCAATGTTTGATGTAGAGGCTATTGGCTTACTTCGCAAGCTATTAATAGACGAACTTGGTATGGAAAGAGCCCGGCAATTGTTCCTTCGATTTGGCTACCAATGCGGCTATGCCGACTTTATCCAGATGAAAATAAACTATACCTTTGAAACCGAAATGGATTTATTGGCATCAGGACCTGTTATACACACTTGGGAAGGGATTGTAAGAGCAACCCCAACAGAAATTCGTTTTAATAGAGATACAGGGGAGTTTTATTTTACCGGAGTATGGGCAAACTCCTATGAGGCAGAACAACACATTGCTTTTTGTGGGCACTCTAAAGAAGTATCTTGTTGGAGTTTAATGGGATACGCCTCTGGGTGGTGCTCGGCTTTTTTCGGAAGCAAATTAGTTGCGATTGAGCCAGTTTGCGCTTGCAAAGGCGATGCTAACTGTGGTTGGGAAATAAAACCAGAAGGCGAATGGGGCGATATTGCTAAACCCTATATTGAGGCATTTAAAATATTTAGCTAACAAAATAAAAATAATAAAGCTATGGCTGTGAAATTAGTAAAATACTACCAATATGTAGTTCAAATTAAAGGGATTTCCGGAAAAGCCCAGTTAGCTGGCAAAACAAATATCCCGAGTATTATTGCCGCAACAATGCCTGATAATTTAGATAATATTCGGAAATTTAAAAAGGCAATTGAGGAAATTACCGGAATGCCCGCCCCAAACTTTTAAAGTAAGTTGTTTACAGATTACTTTAAAAGGGTAATAATATGGTTTAAGCTAATTAATAGCTGCTAAACCTATACAGAGGGAGTTAGGATATTCATCCTAATGTAGGATAGATTTTAGTTAAGCTAAAACAAATTAAATTATAGCTGCCGAAGTCGATTCTAAATAAAAATAGCTCAAAAAGCGTAATTTAATTTTTTGAATAGATTAAATTACGCTTTTTGAGCTACTATGAGAGTTTGGGTTGTTATGAAAAACTACAACCCAAACCTGTATCGGTAATCTTTTATCTGAGCATATTCGCGAAGACCTTGATAAATCTTGCTTTCCATGGCAGATTTCTTGGTATCTGCTTGTCTGGTAACGGCATCAGCAAGTTGTTGGTCATTCATTTTATCGGCCTCTTTGATAGATTCTATCTTTAGGATATACACACCGGTAAAGCCTGCAACCGGCCTTGACACTTGCCCTTGCTTGAGGCGAAATACTTTGCCCAATATGTATGGATCAGCTCCCACACCGGGGATAGAACTAACTGAGAATGAAACATTTTCAGCGCGGCTTACAAAAGCACCGGTTCCATATTTAGTTTTATATTGCTCTAAATCTCCACCCGAAACGCCAGAAAGTTTATTTATGATGTACTCGGATTTCTTTTTATTTAAAACCGGGCGGGTAATCATTTCTTTGACGGCGGCTAAGGATTTATATCCAGCTAAGTTTTTAGTTGCCACATAACCAAAGAGATACGCATTATCGCAGTTACGGATGTCTATAATTTTGCCTTCATCTGAGTTTAGTGCCAAACGGATAACTTCTTTGGAGCCTTCAACTCCCGGAATATTAGACATTGAGGGGGGGATGGGTTGAGTTGTACGAACATCATAACCGGCTTTTGTAGCTGCTGCCACAAAGTCAGCACCGGTTTTTATAGTACTCGTAAACTTAATTGCCGCCCGTTCGATATTTTTAATAGTGGTGTTACTCGGGAAAATTTCACGAATAACAGTAGCTAAGCGAACTAACTTGTCAGATTTTTCTACTATCTCTACGATATGATATCCCTGATTAGATTTAATTGGGCCAACAATAGCGCCTACCGGTGAGCGGGAAAGCGTTTTTTCAAAGTCTTCTCCAAATCTCCCTCTGGGTAACCAACCTAAATCTCCACCTACGTTTTTGGTTTGGTAGTCATCTGAATTTGCCATAGCCTGCTCCGCAAAGTTATCTTTTGTGGTTTTGGCTTTTACCTCTTGCGCTTTCTTCAGATTAACAGAAGAGTCAGGAGAAGTCCGAATGAATATATGACGGATTTTAAAACTTGGCAAACTATCTTTCTTAAAGCCATTAATTTTGACCACCTTAAAATGAGTTCCCTCTAAATAAGGGCCTAAAATATCGCCTTCTTTGCCGTTATTAACAAAACCTTGAGTGCTTGCATCTAACTTAGCGATGTTTTGAAAGGTAAATCCTGCCGCAACTTCGGTTCTTGAGGCTGCAAACAAAGAATCATCGTGGGTCGTTTTGAAATCTTCTACCACTTTCTTTAAGTCTTCTACTAAGGCTGTTGTATCCTGTGCAGACGGCGTTTTAGGGAAAAGAACGTATTTGATAACTACTTCATCTTGGGTTTGCTTAAACTCCTCTTTATGGTCATTATAATAGCGGATATAATCTGTATCAGTGGCTTTAACCAAAGAATCTGCTACCGAGCCATAGTTGACAGCCATAAAAGAGAAAGTAACCGTTTTACCTTCTTCTTGGTGCTTGTAGTTAGCCTCAGATTTTGCGCAGAACATACCGGATTTTACGGCGTTATTGTATTTTTCCTGAATACGTGCTTTGGCGATGTAGTCTTCTAATTCTTTAAGTTGTGCAGCTATATTTTTATCTTTTTTGCTGGCTGCTACTACCTGCTTCACTTGATTGGGGTCATATTGGTTGCCGCCTTGTGAAAAAACCTGAACCACAATCGGAGAAGGATCCGGGCCTACAAATAAATCTGCAAGTTCTTTTCCGGAAACTTCAATACCGTATTTTTGGGTTTGGTTTGCATAAATAATATCATTCAGATAAGAATCCCAAGTTGAGTTCAAAATCTGTTCTTTTTGGGCTTCATCAATACCGTTAGGTGAATTTCGCTGATTATTTTCTAATGCTCGCTGAAAATGAGCATTGAACTCAGTAAAATCTATTTTATTACCTAAAACCTCCCCGGCAGAAGTATCTTTAAAGAAAGAACCTCCGTTGATATGTGAAATTAAATCCGTTAAAATAAATACTGCCATTGATACCCCGATGACCGCGATGACAATGCCCACGCGATCCCGGATTTTATTCATAATAGCCATAACAAAACTCTTTAATTTGTTTTAAACCAAAAACTTATTCCAATAATACAACATACTAAGTATTGATTACAAAGTATTTATGTATTTAGCTAATTTGGATTTTAAGTTTGCAGCTTTATTTCGGTGAAAAATATGATGCTTGGAGCAGCGATCAATCATAGAAACTACACGCGGAAATAATGAAGTAGCGGTTTCTTTTTCTTTGGTTTTTCTGAGTGTTTTGATCAGTGTGCGAGTAGTAACCAATTTGTAACGGTTACGTAATCTTCTCTTAGCAATCTGGCGAATTCTCTTTTTCGCAGATGATGTGTTAGCCATATTATTTCTGTCTGTTCTGAATTTTAGGGCGCAAAGTTATAGTTACCTGATGACGTTTCCAAGTGTTATTTTTGGGAATTTTACTTAGATTTTGTGAAGTATGTCTAATCATAAAGTAATCCTTACAAAATCTGCCTCCAATTTGCCCCATCACTCTGTAACATAACACTGGAATTTATCGGCACATTACCAACAAAAGCACCTGTGAGATTGAAATAATTGGTAATAGCTATCGGGCCTGCTGCTTGATTTACGATAACGTAAATTCTACCCTGGCAGGTATTGGCTATGGGGAGGTTCAAAGCACCCAGAATACCTGTTTTTATTACCGTAAAATAGGTATCATCTAAATTAATTGTTCCTACTCCTACAACAACAATAGGTAGTGAGAAGGATCCATTGTTATGGAGGGTGGAACTTGGGTTATTTGTGCCTATACCTACACTACCGGCATTAGGAGGAACAATGATGGCATAATTACCGGTAGTGGCACCGCTTGCCCCAAAATATCCGGCTATGTTTTTTCCTGCGGTAGCACCGACTACAGAATTATAGGAACCATAAGCGGTAGCCGCAGTCGTTGAATTAACACTGGTGCGTACGCCAAAAGCAGAAACAGTACCTCCAGAAACGCTTATGTCTAAACCACGTGTAGAATTTGCTGTATTTCCGAGAGCAAGTATAGATGCCGCAGTTACTCCACCTGTACCTGAACTTGTAGTGGCGGATATATCGGCACCGTATTTGGGCTCCGAACCGTCAGACGAAGCGTGAGCAAATAATGCAGAAGTACCTACGGGTGTCCCCGGTGAAGACCCACCTTGAATATTCCTTACGAACAACGAAGGTGTGCTGTTGTTTACATTATTAGAAGCAAAATAAGCATTGCCAAGTAAATGTAATGGGTTGGTAGGTACGGCCGTGCCGATACCTACCCTTCCGGCATCATCAACGATAAAGGCTGTTGTGCCGTTATCCCGCACCTCAAAATCTCCGGTAGAAGATAAGTTAAAAATAGTGTTGCTGCCACCGCTGTTTTCAAAAGTCAAGCTATTAGAACCTTGGGTTAGTGTTGTATTTGTTGTTAGGTTGCCTCCTAAGCGCACATCAAAGCCGGATAGCGTTAATCCGTTGCTGGCCGTAGTGGATTCTCCAGTCGGTAAAGATGTCCACGTTAAGCCCCCGAAGCCGTCATTCTTTAAATAGGTATTAGCACCGCCTTGGGTGGCCGGAAAATTGGTAGGTACGTCGTTTATTTTAACGACATTACCGGTAGCATTCACTTGAAATTTTTCTGCTACTGAAAACGTTTGGCTTGGTGCAGTAGTGCCTATCCCTACGTTTGTATTTGCCGTAGCTCCGTTTTGGCCGTTTATGCTGCCTAATACCATACTGTTGTCGGTAGTTACATAAGCTTTTGCTCCGATAGCTGTGGCGTTGGTTAAGTTATTGCTGCCTACATCGGCATTACGTCCTAAAGCGGTATTGTAATTTCCGGTAGT
This genomic interval carries:
- the rpsT gene encoding 30S ribosomal protein S20, which gives rise to MANTSSAKKRIRQIAKRRLRNRYKLVTTRTLIKTLRKTKEKETATSLFPRVVSMIDRCSKHHIFHRNKAANLKSKLAKYINTL
- a CDS encoding heme-copper oxidase subunit III translates to MDIAIQGASGKKIPNALLGMILFLTVEVMLFAGFISAYTVNRATAAVWPPYSQPRLPIEITFVNTLVLLASGITAFLFARQYKRSAKMTLLYVTILLGIIFLSIQGSEWAKLISYGLTTSSSLYGAFFYTIIGAHAVHAVAGLVILLYLLNKLQRSSDLQDKQETIVVCNLYWYFVVGIWPVLYVLVYLL
- a CDS encoding cytochrome C oxidase subunit IV family protein codes for the protein MESNKEEGVVIPDMENDYHGHPNYEKVLIQLFVLFAVSLAVGYFSSMLSIIIIFGTAFWKIAMVMRNFMHLKFEPWVIGVAVAMVIFTLLTFFFGVMPDVTYIIRDVVPKYN
- a CDS encoding cbb3-type cytochrome c oxidase subunit I; the encoded protein is MEHALHTHEHPQSFWSKYIFSTDHKTIGLQYIIMGLIMASVGGFLAYVFRMNLAFPGEYIPFFGNLNPQEYNTLVTNHGMIMVLWVAMPILLSGLGNLLIPIMIGADDMAFPTLNMLSFWVFFISSIVILSSFFVPSGGFAGGWTLYPPLSAGAYHNTRPEFWSAFFSGASLMIIAVALEIIAMLMGGINFLVTAINKRAPGLSAFKLPIIVWFLCIASLDFMFSVAPLVAGAIMLLFDNILGTGFYDPARGGDPILFQHLFWFFGHPEVYVILMPALGVVAEIITVFSRKTLFAYKFIVNATVLAAILSVVVWAHHQFVAGIDPRMATFFSIGTIIISIPFAGIFLSYMATLWGGSIRFTTPMLWALGFIGLFLIGGLTGLFLGSNTFDIYAHDTYFIIAHFHYTLFPIVFFGFFASFYYWFPKFLGKNLNETLGKLHFALTFIFFNGTFFLLFFNGLAGQHRRIYNYSLFSNVMQEPYRTFEKIATISAVCLILSQFIFLINLIITLRKKEKAVDNPWNAATLEWQTSSPPPHGNFPEPISVNYGPYEYSNPQFTTDFVPQNQKI
- a CDS encoding SurA N-terminal domain-containing protein: MNKIRDRVGIVIAVIGVSMAVFILTDLISHINGGSFFKDTSAGEVLGNKIDFTEFNAHFQRALENNQRNSPNGIDEAQKEQILNSTWDSYLNDIIYANQTQKYGIEVSGKELADLFVGPDPSPIVVQVFSQGGNQYDPNQVKQVVAASKKDKNIAAQLKELEDYIAKARIQEKYNNAVKSGMFCAKSEANYKHQEEGKTVTFSFMAVNYGSVADSLVKATDTDYIRYYNDHKEEFKQTQDEVVIKYVLFPKTPSAQDTTALVEDLKKVVEDFKTTHDDSLFAASRTEVAAGFTFQNIAKLDASTQGFVNNGKEGDILGPYLEGTHFKVVKINGFKKDSLPSFKIRHIFIRTSPDSSVNLKKAQEVKAKTTKDNFAEQAMANSDDYQTKNVGGDLGWLPRGRFGEDFEKTLSRSPVGAIVGPIKSNQGYHIVEIVEKSDKLVRLATVIREIFPSNTTIKNIERAAIKFTSTIKTGADFVAAATKAGYDVRTTQPIPPSMSNIPGVEGSKEVIRLALNSDEGKIIDIRNCDNAYLFGYVATKNLAGYKSLAAVKEMITRPVLNKKKSEYIINKLSGVSGGDLEQYKTKYGTGAFVSRAENVSFSVSSIPGVGADPYILGKVFRLKQGQVSRPVAGFTGVYILKIESIKEADKMNDQQLADAVTRQADTKKSAMESKIYQGLREYAQIKDYRYRFGL
- a CDS encoding cytochrome c oxidase subunit 3; the protein is MSQNQTMYVSERSVPQGRLALWVLIAGELAIFGGLIAVYLMSRLRYPEEWSAQAAHTSTFFGALNTIVLLFSSYAIVRAHTAAVHKQLNKITLWMSVTIGCGFLFLINKSIEYTNEIHHGFTMSSPKLQDAGNAVGSVFWSYYYTMTGLHGLHVIIGMISIFIVMMGARKGKNLHRVELVGLYWHMVDLIWIFLFPLLYIAK
- the cyoE gene encoding heme o synthase, whose product is MLSLSAIESFTKQKLIDYGQLVKLRLSFFVVFSAAMSYLWATNRQVDTLTIWLLSAGGFLITACANILNQVIERISDKFMKRTAKRPLPANRMNPLEALTLALLTGVIGLLLLFSINFISGILGFCAIVTYAGIYTPMKRLSSLAIVPGAIAGSIPVIIGWTAGTGAIQLEAILLFGIQFVWQFPHTWTIAWLQNDEYNKAGLKMLPMQRKNKLSASLILLSTFLIIPSVLVLYMYQTAGFHVTWILALAALGMMFLSYKFYIKRTDKAAVTLMLSCFAFLPFVLITLVIEKFL
- a CDS encoding XylR N-terminal domain-containing protein, which codes for MKATDFDFSKDLKLSIETGIASFRSTRLAMFDVEAIGLLRKLLIDELGMERARQLFLRFGYQCGYADFIQMKINYTFETEMDLLASGPVIHTWEGIVRATPTEIRFNRDTGEFYFTGVWANSYEAEQHIAFCGHSKEVSCWSLMGYASGWCSAFFGSKLVAIEPVCACKGDANCGWEIKPEGEWGDIAKPYIEAFKIFS
- the sdaAA gene encoding L-serine ammonia-lyase, iron-sulfur-dependent, subunit alpha — translated: MPINFDSFQEWEQYCTQENIVLWKPVVEYEMIQRNRTEQEVWDRISAAYLVMCEAIETGLTQNMTSRSGMINNGAKKIRDCTITVLSEEFKTLLVKTIAAKELNSCMGRIVAAPTAGASGIVPGVLSTLQEIHHLPNQIIYEGMLVAAGIALIIERRASISGSVGGCQAETGAAAAMGAGAIVYCLKGSIKQVFDAVAITIMNMLGLVCDPIAGLVEVPCVKRNGSAAVIAFSAAQIALAGDPSIIPVDEVVDTMGEIGQNMDISLKETALGGLAATPSGKAIAEKVLNRKIVPEELIETPDTDEIPN